In Myxococcus virescens, one genomic interval encodes:
- a CDS encoding RluA family pseudouridine synthase — MTDVRILFEGGGVLVVDKPPGMLVIPGREGGPSLRELLETQRRQKIFVVHRLDRDTSGALVFALDAAVHRALSGAFETGKVRKRYVALVEGRVEAPHMVDAPLVAGRKGRMRVARPGDTEAKASRTRVRPVETFERASLVEAEPLTGRTHQIRVHLLSLGHPLLVDHQYGREAPLTEKDLGGEGDSVVLSRTPLHAARVGWPALAGVEARAVEAPVPEDMARARELLRASVTSL; from the coding sequence GTGACGGACGTCCGCATCCTCTTCGAGGGCGGCGGCGTGCTCGTCGTGGACAAGCCGCCCGGGATGCTCGTCATTCCCGGGCGCGAAGGCGGCCCCTCGCTGCGGGAGTTGCTGGAGACGCAGCGGCGCCAGAAAATCTTCGTGGTGCACCGGTTGGATCGGGACACCTCGGGGGCCCTCGTGTTCGCACTCGACGCCGCGGTGCACCGGGCCCTGTCGGGCGCCTTCGAGACGGGGAAGGTGCGCAAGCGCTACGTGGCGCTGGTGGAGGGCCGGGTCGAAGCGCCGCACATGGTGGATGCGCCCCTGGTGGCGGGCAGGAAGGGGCGCATGCGGGTGGCTCGGCCTGGGGATACGGAAGCCAAGGCCTCGCGCACCCGCGTGCGGCCCGTGGAGACCTTCGAGCGTGCGTCCCTGGTGGAGGCCGAGCCGCTCACGGGGCGGACGCACCAGATTCGCGTGCACCTGCTGTCCCTGGGGCACCCGCTGCTGGTGGACCATCAGTACGGCCGCGAGGCGCCGCTGACGGAGAAGGACCTGGGCGGGGAAGGGGACTCGGTGGTGCTGTCACGCACGCCGCTTCATGCCGCGCGTGTGGGGTGGCCTGCCCTGGCAGGGGTCGAGGCACGCGCCGTGGAGGCGCCCGTGCCCGAGGACATGGCCCGTGCCCGCGAGTTGCTGCGGGCGTCCGTCACTTCACTTTGA